The Nycticebus coucang isolate mNycCou1 chromosome 2, mNycCou1.pri, whole genome shotgun sequence genome includes a window with the following:
- the LOC128567744 gene encoding alpha-endosulfine-like, giving the protein MSQKQEEENHAEETGEEKQYTQEKEDILPEKAEEAKLKAKYPSLGQKPGGSDFLMKRLQKGQKYFDSGDYNMAKAKMKNKQLSSTGPDKNLVAGDHIPTPQDLPQRKSSLVTSKLAG; this is encoded by the coding sequence ATGTCCCAGAAACAAGAAGAAGAGAACCATGCAGAGGAGACTGGTGAGGAGAAGCAGTACACACAAGAGAAAGAAGATATTCTCCCAGAGAAAGCTGAAGAGGCAAAGCTGAAGGCCAAATATCCAAGCCTAGGACAAAAGCCTGGAGGGTCTGACTTCCTCATGAAGAGACTCCAGAAAGGGCAAAAATACTTTGACTCAGGAGACTACAACATGGCCAAAGCCAAGATGAAGAATAAGCAGCTGTCAAGTACAGGACCAGACAAGAACCTCGTGGCTGGTGACCACATTCCCACCCCACAGGATCTGCCCCAGA